One stretch of Acropora muricata isolate sample 2 chromosome 12, ASM3666990v1, whole genome shotgun sequence DNA includes these proteins:
- the LOC136893217 gene encoding tRNA (adenine(58)-N(1))-methyltransferase catalytic subunit TRMT61A-like, with amino-acid sequence MSFSEYKENISDGDTVILYLGHNTMQAITITPGKIHQTKYGALSHADMIGRRFGTKMFSKNRKGWVYLLHPTPELWTVNLRHRTQILYTTDISMVILKLALKPGSIVVESGTGSGSMSHSLIRTIAPTGHLHTFEFHAERAEIARKEFEHHKIADLVTVTCRDVCKEGFGLSQVADAVFLDLPGPWDAIQSSKKALKSEGGRFCSFSPCIEQVQKTCEALRSHGFRDITVMECLSRSFEVKTIPFQVPYLGPTSTTKLPEQPPSSRKRKLESEGDSSTVNASTPQGNEAISDDTAHALLSLSENVQTDEKLVDEQVDCKAAMETSLPRPLTEVSDTDPATGLVRNVRAVMSQKANKTNILTGRPLKDMTGHTGYLTFATLYAQRKSSEAKCDEEEAE; translated from the exons ATGAGTTTTTCTGAATACAAAGAAAATATTTCAGATGGCGATACTGTTATCCTTTACTTA GGACACAATACTATGCAAGCCATCACAATAACGCCTGGCAAGATTCATCAAACAAAGTATGGTGCATTATCTCATGCTGACATGATTGGAAGGAGGTTTGGAACAAAG ATGTTTTCCAAAAATAGAAAGGGTTGGGTTTATCTCCTTCACCCAACACCAGAGCTATGGACAGTAAATCTCCGTCACAGGACGCAGATTCTTTACACAACTGATATCAGTATGGTCATTTTAAAATTGGCGCTCAAACCAGGATCCATTGTGGTGGAATCAG GGACAGGAAGTGGATCTATGTCTCATTCTCTAATCAGGACCATTGCCCCAACTGGCCATCTTCACACATTTGAATTCCATGCAGAAAGAGCAGAAATAGCAAG GAAAGAGTTTGAGCACCATAAAATTGCTGACCTTGTAACTGTTACATGTCGAGATGTCTGCAAAGAGGGATTTGGTCTCAGTCAAGTAGCTGATGCAG TGTTTCTTGACTTACCTGGACCGTGGGATGCTATACAATCCAGCAAAAAAGCTCTCAAA TCAGAGGGGGGAAGATTCTGCTCATTTTCACCTTGCATTGAGCAAGTACAAAAGACGTGTGAGGCGTTAAGATCTCATGGATTTCGAG ATATCACCGTCATGGAATGCCTTTCCAgaagttttgaagtgaaaactATTCCCTTTCAAGTACCATATCTAGGACCTACC TCTACGACGAAACTTCCAGAACAGCCCCCATCTTCtcgcaaaagaaaactggaGAGTGAAGGCGATTCTTCGACTGTG AATGCGTCAACTCCACAAGGTAATGAAGCCATCTCGGACGACACTGCGCATGCGTTGCTGTCTTTATCCGAAAACGTTCAAACCGATGAAAAGCTCGTGGACGAACAAGTTGATTGCAAAGCTGCCATGGAAACATCCTTGCCCAGGCCCTTAACTGAGGTATCGGACACGGATCCCGCGACGGGACTGGTGCGGAATGTAAGGGCTGTTATGTCGCAAAAAGCTAACAAGACGAACATTTTGACTGGCAGACCATTGAAGGACATGACGGGACATACAGGATATTTGACCTTTGCGACGCTGTATGCTCAACGTAAGAGCAGCGAAGCGAAGTGCGATGAAGAAGAAGCTGAATAA
- the LOC136893216 gene encoding gamma-aminobutyric acid receptor subunit beta-4-like — MRNKLNRSKLQLIIVEASCLLLVQGNTKCTNKTVTEILDGLLTKENYDSRLRPNYDGEPVQVEVGFWVLSIDAINVVDMDFSLDIFFRQTWRDQRLDHGLNSTMFLSNTVMDRIWMPDSYFVNAKQGNFHKVTTDNIMIMIMPGGVVKYNARITIKAACPMDLRKFPMDTQFCPLTIESYGYSQDHIKFKWEKDVTDGMSFVPNNLEMLPQYTLTNLSLKQTQNAYVVGNWSGIEAKFTFERMSSYFLIHVYGPCALIVIISWMSFLLPRSSPPARVTLGVTSVLTVVTILNMLNNSMPKVNYVKTIDSYLIGCFLFVFATLAEYSIVLFLAARMKRYQQTKEYKNGNRRHEIETDPSKSSLLSNAEELANGMQKEKPNKICSNQLEMMEFSKMDEEFQDFRSAKRKGSMWPNMGEWKKRFYNERAILAVDEYSLVLFPVSFAMFNLAYWLYFINTGSEPVSAH; from the exons ATGAGGAACAAACTCAATCGCAGTAAACTCCAACTTATCATCGTTGAAGCTAGCTGCCTCTTACTTGTCCAAGGAAATACAAA GTGCACAAACAAAACTGTCACAGAGATTCTTGACGGTCttttaacaaaggaaaattaTGACTCACGATTGCGGCCCAATTATGATG GTGAACCAGTGCAAGTCGAAGTTGGTTTCTGGGTTCTCTCTATAGATGCTATAAATGTTGTTGATATG GACTTCTCACTAGACATTTTCTTTCGCCAAACATGGAGAGACCAGCGGTTGGATCACGGGCTCAATAGCACCATGTTTCTTAGCAACACAGTAATGGATCGAATATGGATGCCAGACTCGTATTTCGTCAACGCCAAACAGGGCAACTTCCACAAGGTCACCACGGATAACATCATGATTATGATAATGCCAGGAGGGGTGGTCAAATACAATGCTAG aatcaCTATCAAGGCTGCATGTCCTATGGATCTCAGAAAGTTTCCCATGGATACTCAGTTTTGTCCGTTGACAATAGAGAGCT ATGGCTACAGCCAGGaccacatcaaattcaaatgggAGAAAGATGTAACAGATGGAATGAGCTTCGTACCGAACAACCTAGAGATGCTACCACAATACACTCTGACAAACCTCAGCCTCAAGCAGACACAAAATGCCTACGTTGTTG GAAACTGGTCTGGGATAGAAGCCAAATTTACTTTTGAACGAATGTCAAGTTACTTCTTAATTCACGTTTATGGCCCCTGCGCTCTCATCGTCATCATCTCCTGGATGAGCTTCCTGTTGCCTCGAAGTTCCCCCCCTGCGCGCGTTACGCTGGGCGTAACCTCTGTCCTTACCGTGGTCACCATTCTGAATATGCTGAACAACTCGATGCCAAAG GTTAACTATGTCAAGACCATCGATTCCTATCTGATTGGCTGTTTCCTATTTGTATTTGCGACATTGGCCGAGTATTCCATCGTGCTATTTTTAGCAGCCAGAATGAAACGCTATCAACAGACGAAAGAGTACAAAAACGGGAATCGCCGCCATGAAATTGAAACAGATCCAAGCAAATCCAGTCTATTAAGCAATGCAGAGGAGCTGGCAAATGGA atgcaaaaagaaaaaccaaacaaGATCTGCAGCAACCAGTTGGAAATGATggaattttccaaaatggatgaaGAGTTTCAGGATTTCAGATCCGCGAAAAGGAAAGGAAGCATGTGGCCAAACATGGGCGaatggaaaaaacgtttctacaacgaGCGAGCTATCCTTGCCGTGGACGAATACTCCCTTGTTTTATTTCCAGTTAGTTTTGCCATGTTTAATCTTGCCTACTGGCTGTATTTTATAAACACTGGCTCGGAACCTGTCTCCGCGCATTAG